The following coding sequences lie in one Paroedura picta isolate Pp20150507F chromosome 10, Ppicta_v3.0, whole genome shotgun sequence genomic window:
- the LOC143819147 gene encoding uncharacterized protein LOC143819147, protein MGRPETAPRSPLQRWPAAAAPPPPGPFGGAFQEEWPGALQSSERPTGSVGCGQGARWEQGEARRGWATHLNAPRRRRRRAGLPSTKVKSAACGAQCEVARGGGGFAGEPRWASAWLFRNALRSAQQHFSAEPPPQPFGTPPMMSSCQSASGRENPERIRPLDGESAAPSFIHALPRLCCLFTSALRPAPAAPHHGEGARRRSSGVHDPQAGRTPRNKKLPGRAAGDRTDEVAQSRGVIAFIVLFWRVKICGSGRRFKRTSNCPPTPTSICGIFMMRFYWRSGLANFCQRNSEHTKSAGSAP, encoded by the exons ATGGGGCGCCCCGAGACTGCGCCCCGCAGCCCACTTCAAAGGTGGCCTGcagccgccgcgccccccccccccgggcccttcgGCGGAGCGTTCCAAGAAGAGTGGCCCGGAGCGTTGCAATCCTCGGAGCGACCCACCGGGAGCGTTGGCTGCGGGCAAGGCGCGCGCTGGGAacaaggcgaggcgaggcgaggctggGCAACACACCTGAACGCTCCCCGCCGGCGACGACGACGGGCCGGCTTACCGAGCACAAAGGTGAAGAGCGCGGCGTGCGGAGCGCAGTGCGAGGTGGCCCGTGGCGGCGGGGGCTTCGCAGGCGAGCCGCGATGGGCTTCAGCGTGGCTCTTTCGGAACGCTCTTCGCTCCGCACAACAGCATTTCAGCGCCGAGCCCCCGCCTCAGCCCTTCGGCACGCCTCCCATGATGTCAAGCTGTCAGTCAGCAAGCGGGCGAGAAAACCCGGAACGGATTCGCCCGCTCGACGGCGAGAGCGCCGCTCCCTCATTCATTCATGCGCTTCCCCGATTGTGCTGTTTGTTTACCAGCGCGCTgcgccccgcccccgccgccccccatcACGGAGAAGGAGCCAGACGGCGTTCCTCTGGCGTTCACGACCCGCAAGCCGGAAGAACCCCTAGGAATAAGAAGCTGCCAGGCCGCGCCGCGGGAGACAGAACTGACGAGGTTGCACAGAGTCGCGGAGTCATTGCATTCATTGTGTTATTTTGGAGAGTTAAAATCTGCGGGTCTGGAAGAAG ATTCAAAAGGACCAGCAACTGCCCTCCAACTCCAACAAGTATTTGTGGCATTTTCATGATGAGGTTTTATTGGAGAAGCGGCCTTGCCAATTTCTGCCAGAGAAACTCTGAACATACAAAGTCTGCAGGTTCTGCCCCATGA
- the LOC143819148 gene encoding uncharacterized protein LOC143819148 yields MPTVTLLPPQQDPRHNRKCTLPFAVTQQEFVAGYGGRAPAIRVQVAAIGVQATLSTSSHADAPFPGTHRENLATELIASSTTGIYIPPRLRKIVNRQRHRLSPFGYVHDEGCRFCMYTYTDTYCASNYDYLEHSSIRPASELATCKMNTCHLNA; encoded by the exons ATGCCTACTGTCACGTTGCTGCCACCTCAGCAGGATCCAAGACACAATAGGAAATGCACACTTCCTTTTGCAGTAACCCAGCAAGAGTTTGTGGCGGGCTATGGTGGGAGGGCCCCTGCCATCAGAGTGCAAGTGGCAGCCATCGGAGTGCAAGCCACACTTTCAACCTCCTCTCACGCTGATGCTCCCTTTCCAG GGACACACAGGGAAAACCTGGCCACTGAATTGATAGCATCCAGCACAACAG ggatttatattccgccccGTCTTCGGAAAATTGTGAACAGGCAGAGGCATCGTCTCTCTCCTTTTGGATATGTGCATGATGAAGGCTGTAGGTTTTGCATGTATACTTATACTGATACATATTGTGCCAGTAATTATGACTATTTGGAGCACTCTTCCATTAGACCAGCCTCAGAGTTAGCCACCTGTAAAATGAATACATGTCACTTGAATGCTTAA